One region of Peptococcaceae bacterium 1198_IL3148 genomic DNA includes:
- a CDS encoding FHA domain-containing protein codes for MIDVVLLILRYCFLAMFYLFLFKLTLAILADLRRPPEETAIQLGSPGGDGAALVVLFSSDEQLEPDTQIPLGNKTLFGRTNNSDIKIQDNFVSAKHAQITYRDHQYWLEDLGSLNGTYLNEIKIDKATAIADGDRIRVGGVSFQFVRWAYEMGPDY; via the coding sequence ATGATAGATGTGGTGCTGCTGATACTGCGCTATTGCTTTCTGGCAATGTTTTATTTATTCTTATTCAAACTAACGCTAGCCATCCTAGCGGATTTGCGTCGACCACCGGAGGAAACGGCTATTCAATTAGGCTCACCCGGTGGAGATGGCGCCGCTTTAGTGGTGCTGTTCAGCAGTGATGAGCAACTGGAACCGGATACCCAAATTCCGTTGGGAAATAAAACGTTGTTTGGCAGGACTAACAACAGCGATATCAAGATACAGGATAATTTTGTTTCTGCCAAGCACGCACAAATCACCTATCGCGATCATCAATACTGGTTAGAGGACTTAGGCAGTTTAAATGGCACTTATTTAAACGAAATTAAAATTGACAAAGCCACTGCCATTGCGGACGGAGACAGAATCAGAGTTGGCGGAGTTAGTTTTCAGTTTGTGAGGTGGGCTTATGAAATGGGGCCAGATTACTGA
- a CDS encoding Stp1/IreP family PP2C-type Ser/Thr phosphatase translates to MKWGQITETGLVRPNNEDNLLICPDIGLFVVADGMGGHRAGEVASKQALTYLEKQLRLALSYSNDLAEKLKETITKVNQYIYEMSCQDNSLQGMGTTITACLIKDDLAMVAHVGDSRAYLIRDNTIKQVTDDHSLVGELVKNGSISEELAQVHPRRNVLTQAIGVSPNVDADIYQVPLQARDQLMLCTDGLTNHLTRSDILKTVATTQDPQRAVKQLADAALSQGGTDNITIILIEI, encoded by the coding sequence ATGAAATGGGGCCAGATTACTGAGACCGGTTTAGTCAGGCCTAATAATGAAGATAACCTACTAATTTGTCCTGACATAGGATTATTTGTGGTTGCTGATGGTATGGGCGGTCACCGGGCTGGCGAGGTGGCCAGCAAACAGGCATTGACTTATTTGGAAAAGCAACTGAGGTTGGCACTGAGTTATTCCAATGACTTGGCAGAAAAATTAAAGGAAACCATAACTAAAGTTAATCAATATATCTATGAAATGTCTTGTCAAGATAATAGCTTGCAGGGCATGGGTACCACCATCACCGCCTGCTTAATCAAAGATGATTTGGCTATGGTGGCCCATGTGGGTGATAGCAGGGCATATTTAATCAGAGATAACACCATTAAACAGGTGACTGACGATCATTCACTGGTGGGGGAATTAGTCAAAAATGGTAGTATCAGCGAGGAACTGGCCCAGGTGCATCCCCGAAGGAATGTACTTACCCAAGCCATCGGGGTTTCACCCAATGTAGATGCGGATATTTACCAAGTGCCGCTGCAGGCTCGCGATCAATTAATGCTGTGCACAGATGGATTGACTAACCATCTTACCCGTAGCGATATTTTAAAAACGGTAGCTACCACCCAAGATCCCCAGCGGGCGGTGAAACAATTGGCGGACGCCGCCTTAAGTCAAGGCGGTACAGATAATATCACCATTATTTTAATTGAAATTTAG
- a CDS encoding FtsW/RodA/SpoVE family cell cycle protein, giving the protein MFGTAGLRLEERRLIFYNGLFLLLAAVVLLLGGDKDDMTANIKSVTVLLGAFVAFMLLSYIWQITGFKADCYILPIVFGLTSIGLIFLMRLKPDYAFRQFIWLLVALTVLIIVTTLFRNYHRLSEYTYIYALLGVVALILPIFFGVEQYGARSWLGFAGFQIQTSEFVKILLVLFLAAFLAENRRILTAGTATWLGIPLPGPREWGPLVAMWGVALIILVFQRDLGTALIYFCTFLAMIYAATARIFYVLFGLVAFLLSGFASYQLFDHVQARVNIWLDPWPYFETSGYQLIQSLFAIGSGGVFGSGLGAGSPDLIPAVHTDFIFAAVCEEMGLLGGCGLIILFIIFVYRGLKTAMAAKDEFSALVAAGLTALMGLQAFIIVAGVIKLLPLTGVTLPYVSYGGSSLVANFIILGLILNISHKAGLEHEK; this is encoded by the coding sequence ATGTTCGGTACTGCTGGTTTAAGGTTGGAAGAAAGAAGATTAATATTTTACAATGGTCTCTTTTTATTACTGGCAGCAGTGGTTTTATTGCTGGGTGGCGATAAAGATGACATGACCGCCAACATTAAAAGTGTCACTGTGCTGTTGGGGGCCTTTGTGGCTTTTATGTTGCTAAGTTATATTTGGCAAATCACTGGTTTTAAGGCGGATTGTTATATATTGCCCATTGTCTTCGGTTTAACTTCCATTGGATTAATTTTCTTAATGCGCTTAAAACCAGATTATGCCTTTCGACAATTTATTTGGTTGTTGGTGGCCTTGACAGTGCTGATTATTGTCACTACACTGTTTCGCAATTATCATCGGTTATCTGAGTATACCTATATTTATGCTTTGTTAGGGGTAGTGGCATTAATATTGCCGATTTTCTTTGGGGTGGAGCAGTATGGCGCCCGCAGTTGGTTAGGATTTGCCGGTTTCCAAATTCAGACCTCAGAGTTTGTGAAAATATTGTTGGTACTGTTTCTGGCGGCATTTTTAGCCGAAAACCGCCGCATATTAACAGCTGGCACCGCCACTTGGTTGGGGATTCCCCTTCCCGGCCCGAGAGAATGGGGGCCATTGGTGGCCATGTGGGGAGTAGCCTTAATTATTTTGGTGTTTCAGAGGGACTTGGGTACTGCTTTGATTTATTTTTGTACCTTTTTGGCCATGATTTATGCTGCCACCGCCAGAATCTTTTATGTGTTGTTTGGCCTGGTTGCTTTTTTGCTTAGTGGTTTTGCCAGTTACCAACTCTTCGACCATGTGCAGGCCAGAGTTAACATTTGGCTAGATCCTTGGCCATATTTTGAAACTTCGGGTTATCAATTAATTCAGTCATTATTTGCCATTGGCAGTGGTGGCGTTTTCGGTAGTGGCCTAGGTGCGGGATCTCCTGATTTGATTCCAGCGGTGCACACCGACTTCATTTTTGCCGCTGTCTGTGAGGAAATGGGCTTACTGGGTGGTTGTGGCCTAATTATATTATTTATTATCTTTGTTTATCGCGGTTTAAAAACCGCCATGGCTGCTAAAGATGAGTTTTCTGCATTAGTGGCGGCAGGATTAACGGCGCTGATGGGTTTGCAAGCCTTTATTATTGTGGCAGGGGTAATTAAATTGTTGCCCTTAACTGGGGTGACACTGCCCTATGTCAGCTATGGTGGTAGTTCATTGGTGGCAAATTTTATTATCCTGGGCCTGATATTAAATATTTCTCATAAGGCAGGATTAGAACATGAGAAATAA
- a CDS encoding penicillin-binding transpeptidase domain-containing protein: protein MRNNIRKLGIFLLGILILLILYLSYIQLKTGPELASHPKNYRLTEEMSKIHRGAILDNQGNILAETRWDDESGLRHYPLAEKTAHLLGYTSIKYGSAGLEGAYNRELLGLTSEGKFLNLMRQVTGEQPVGEDLVLTIDGELQHLAVKLLAQTGKPGAVVAVNPRTGAILTAASYPSFDPNNLETQWDSLVNNQQSPLLNRAFQGAYPPGSVIKPAIAVAALEADNQLATGKFNCPGYLEQNGVKLADNGVHGQVDLTQALVVSCNTTFGQLGVSLGKTKLETALGDFGFNSDFDLPIDVRPSTITNDDNIEKQELAEAAIGQGELLVSPLQMAMVASTIANNGILMQPYLVQEIIAPTGETTMQHQPQILKQVTTEDIARFVNQGMVGVVERGTGKTAAISGISVAGKTGTAENQQGQPHAWFIGFAPAHDPQIALAVIVENGGSGGTVAAPIAQQMILEALR, encoded by the coding sequence ATGAGAAATAATATTCGTAAGTTAGGTATCTTTCTGCTGGGAATTTTGATCTTATTAATACTTTATCTATCTTATATCCAGTTAAAAACCGGTCCTGAGTTGGCATCTCACCCCAAAAACTATCGGTTGACAGAAGAAATGAGTAAAATTCACCGGGGTGCGATATTAGACAACCAAGGTAATATATTAGCTGAAACCAGATGGGATGATGAAAGTGGGTTGCGCCATTACCCGTTGGCAGAAAAAACCGCCCATCTGTTGGGATACACCTCAATCAAATATGGCAGTGCTGGGTTGGAGGGGGCTTATAACAGGGAACTATTGGGTTTGACCAGCGAAGGTAAGTTTTTGAATCTAATGCGCCAGGTCACCGGGGAACAACCGGTGGGCGAAGATTTGGTGCTGACCATAGATGGTGAGTTACAGCATTTGGCTGTAAAGTTGCTGGCCCAGACTGGCAAACCCGGGGCGGTGGTGGCGGTTAATCCCCGCACCGGAGCGATATTGACCGCAGCTTCCTATCCATCCTTTGACCCTAATAATTTAGAAACCCAGTGGGACAGCCTGGTGAACAATCAACAATCACCGCTATTAAACAGAGCCTTTCAAGGGGCTTACCCACCGGGTTCGGTGATAAAGCCGGCCATTGCAGTGGCCGCTCTGGAGGCGGATAATCAATTGGCCACAGGCAAATTTAACTGTCCAGGTTATTTGGAACAGAATGGAGTTAAACTTGCGGATAATGGTGTCCATGGCCAAGTTGATTTAACCCAAGCACTGGTGGTTTCTTGTAATACCACCTTTGGCCAATTGGGTGTCTCTTTGGGCAAAACTAAGCTAGAAACAGCGCTGGGGGATTTCGGTTTTAACAGCGATTTTGATTTACCAATAGATGTCAGACCCAGTACAATAACAAATGATGACAACATAGAAAAGCAAGAACTGGCAGAAGCAGCCATTGGTCAGGGCGAACTATTGGTTAGTCCGCTACAAATGGCCATGGTGGCCTCAACCATTGCTAACAATGGCATACTGATGCAACCCTATTTGGTTCAAGAAATAATTGCTCCCACGGGTGAGACGACGATGCAGCATCAGCCTCAAATATTAAAGCAGGTGACTACTGAAGACATTGCCCGTTTTGTCAACCAAGGAATGGTGGGTGTTGTGGAGAGAGGCACTGGTAAAACTGCTGCCATCAGCGGTATATCTGTGGCTGGTAAAACTGGCACGGCAGAAAATCAACAAGGGCAACCCCATGCATGGTTTATTGGTTTTGCACCAGCCCATGATCCACAGATTGCGTTGGCCGTAATAGTTGAAAATGGTGGTTCCGGTGGGACTGTGGCAGCGCCGATTGCGCAACAGATGATATTAGAGGCATTGAGGTGA
- the pknB gene encoding Stk1 family PASTA domain-containing Ser/Thr kinase, translated as MIGKLLGNRYEILEQLGGGGMAIVYKARDNFLNRLVTVKILRAEYVSDSDFVRRFRREAQAVARLSHPNIVNIHDVGQENDTQYLVMEYVDGDNLKNYIKHNQNLDLPTIVNIVMQICDALQHAHDNGIVHRDVKPQNILIAHNQRVKLTDFGIAFEAATGTISNTETVLGSVHYISPEQANGDTPGAQSDIYSLGVVLYEMLTGQLPFKGDGAVAVALKHIQEQPPLPSEIKPDIPKYLERVVIKAMEKDPARRYQTAKQFKQDLQQLDYTADLNDDFATQVLPGSAIAKAKESVPREGVNGKPPPAKAKPKADTRKIVLIASLLILSLLSGVLFAFYKYINVPEITVPNVLGYTEQEARDALTKVGLEAQVKEVKNEAEKGTVISQDPEPDAKAKQGRVVTLTVSLGPEMAKLPDVMGLPISEVRLALQNLDFEYTEEEVFSDKYEAGLVVDQDPGPGEYPKGTKVALEVSKGAEPKVHPMPTLVGLPLSQAEQKVAELNLILDEPTLTQASDEYMQGYVISQKPEPGAEITEGEGVSVVVSEGPGPAKRSAGITVEIDDDDKEHQLRINVSDARGEQDVYVKKHAPGEVVYENIEFYGRATIRVYIDNELRQQKVL; from the coding sequence ATGATTGGCAAGCTTTTAGGAAACCGTTATGAAATATTAGAGCAATTGGGCGGCGGTGGCATGGCCATTGTTTATAAAGCCCGGGATAATTTTTTGAACCGCTTGGTGACGGTAAAAATCTTGCGGGCGGAGTATGTTTCGGACTCTGATTTCGTCCGACGCTTTCGCCGGGAAGCCCAAGCAGTTGCTCGCTTGTCCCACCCTAATATTGTTAACATCCACGATGTGGGGCAAGAAAATGATACTCAATATTTGGTTATGGAATATGTGGATGGCGACAATTTAAAAAATTATATTAAGCATAACCAAAATTTGGATCTGCCAACCATTGTCAACATTGTGATGCAAATTTGTGACGCTCTGCAACATGCCCACGACAATGGCATTGTACACCGGGATGTAAAGCCACAAAATATTTTAATTGCCCACAATCAGCGGGTAAAATTGACAGACTTTGGTATTGCCTTTGAGGCGGCAACCGGTACAATATCTAATACTGAAACTGTCTTGGGTTCGGTACATTATATTTCACCGGAGCAAGCAAATGGCGATACCCCCGGGGCACAATCGGATATTTATTCATTAGGGGTAGTACTTTACGAAATGCTCACCGGTCAGCTGCCATTCAAAGGCGATGGCGCGGTGGCGGTGGCGTTAAAACATATTCAAGAACAGCCGCCACTGCCCAGTGAGATTAAGCCTGATATTCCCAAATACTTGGAACGGGTGGTTATCAAGGCAATGGAAAAGGATCCGGCCCGAAGATACCAAACCGCCAAACAGTTTAAGCAAGATCTGCAACAATTGGATTATACTGCCGATTTAAATGATGATTTTGCCACCCAGGTGTTGCCTGGTAGCGCCATTGCAAAGGCAAAGGAAAGTGTTCCCCGGGAAGGGGTTAATGGGAAGCCGCCGCCGGCAAAGGCTAAACCCAAGGCCGATACAAGGAAGATTGTGTTAATTGCCTCTTTGCTTATCTTAAGTCTGCTTAGTGGCGTGCTGTTTGCCTTTTATAAGTATATAAACGTACCGGAAATAACCGTCCCGAACGTGTTGGGGTATACCGAACAGGAAGCCCGGGATGCTCTAACCAAAGTGGGTCTGGAGGCCCAAGTGAAAGAAGTTAAAAATGAAGCGGAAAAGGGGACGGTTATCTCCCAAGACCCAGAGCCCGATGCTAAAGCCAAACAGGGGCGGGTGGTAACGTTAACTGTCAGTTTGGGACCGGAAATGGCTAAGCTTCCTGATGTCATGGGGCTGCCCATATCCGAGGTTAGGCTGGCATTACAAAATCTAGATTTTGAATATACCGAGGAAGAAGTATTTAGTGATAAATATGAAGCGGGGTTAGTGGTGGACCAGGATCCGGGGCCTGGAGAATACCCCAAAGGAACCAAAGTGGCCCTTGAGGTTAGTAAAGGTGCTGAACCAAAAGTACATCCGATGCCCACCTTGGTTGGTCTGCCCCTAAGTCAGGCGGAGCAAAAGGTGGCAGAGTTAAATTTAATTTTGGATGAACCCACTTTAACCCAAGCCAGCGATGAGTATATGCAAGGTTATGTAATTAGTCAAAAACCTGAACCCGGAGCGGAGATAACAGAGGGAGAAGGGGTGTCGGTGGTTGTCAGTGAAGGTCCGGGACCCGCTAAACGCAGTGCCGGCATTACCGTCGAGATTGACGACGATGATAAAGAACATCAATTAAGAATAAATGTTTCGGATGCCCGGGGAGAACAGGATGTGTATGTTAAAAAACATGCACCGGGTGAAGTGGTTTACGAGAATATTGAATTTTATGGCCGTGCCACAATCAGAGTATATATTGATAACGAACTGCGACAACAAAAGGTACTATAG
- the rsgA gene encoding ribosome small subunit-dependent GTPase A: MIEGIVVKAYSGYYYVQEGNKQWVCRLRGKFRIDKVNVLVGDYVRVKPAGSDTGVVYEVLGRRNQLVRPSIANVDQAVITFAVQNPEPNLDLLDKFLLMAEGAGVKPVICLNKIDLLAATEPSWLEIYRQAGYSVLTTSTKKDLGIEELRKILAHKVSVFAGPSGVGKSSLLNAVQPGLQLQTGEISHKLKRGKHTTRHVELLPLAFGGLVADTPGFSSLYLPEIPAVELINYFPEIAQYASRCRFNSCSHTQEPDCAVKGAVEEGIINARRYHSYLQYYNELKEREGRY; encoded by the coding sequence ATGATCGAAGGCATAGTTGTTAAAGCCTATAGCGGTTATTACTATGTCCAAGAGGGTAATAAACAGTGGGTATGTCGCTTGCGGGGCAAATTCCGCATCGATAAAGTAAATGTGCTGGTGGGTGATTATGTCAGAGTAAAGCCCGCCGGCAGTGACACCGGCGTTGTTTATGAGGTGCTGGGCAGGCGCAACCAATTGGTTCGCCCATCGATAGCCAATGTTGATCAAGCGGTGATTACCTTTGCGGTGCAAAATCCCGAACCTAATTTAGACTTGCTAGATAAGTTTTTGCTGATGGCCGAGGGAGCAGGGGTAAAACCAGTGATATGTTTAAACAAAATTGATTTGTTGGCGGCCACCGAACCGTCCTGGCTGGAAATTTATCGCCAAGCAGGTTATTCGGTGCTAACCACCAGTACTAAAAAGGACTTAGGAATAGAGGAGTTAAGAAAAATCTTAGCTCATAAAGTTTCGGTATTTGCCGGCCCCTCAGGGGTGGGTAAGTCCAGCCTGCTTAATGCTGTTCAACCGGGCTTGCAATTGCAAACCGGTGAAATTAGTCATAAATTAAAACGGGGTAAACACACCACCCGTCATGTGGAACTTTTGCCTTTGGCCTTCGGCGGCTTGGTGGCAGATACGCCGGGATTTTCCAGCCTCTATCTGCCAGAAATACCGGCGGTGGAATTGATCAACTACTTTCCGGAAATTGCCCAATATGCTTCCCGTTGCCGTTTTAACAGCTGTAGTCATACCCAAGAACCAGATTGTGCCGTTAAAGGGGCAGTGGAAGAGGGAATTATTAATGCCAGAAGATACCATAGCTATTTACAATATTACAATGAATTAAAGGAACGGGAAGGGAGATATTAA
- the rpe gene encoding ribulose-phosphate 3-epimerase: protein MVKLAPSILSADFANLAADVRAVEAAGAEYLHIDVMDGRFVPNITIGPLVVKALRPHSRMVFDAHLMIVEPEKYVADFIKAGADLVTVHAEASTHLHRVVTQIKEMGAKAGVALNPATPVSALEYVLPLLDLVLVMSVNPGFGGQKFIPQVLPKIKQLRQMIDSQGLATEIQVDGGVNVNTIATVVDAGADVLVAGSAIFGSNNIGQAVNDLRKAVK, encoded by the coding sequence ATGGTTAAACTAGCACCTTCAATACTGTCAGCCGATTTTGCCAACTTGGCTGCCGATGTGCGGGCGGTGGAAGCAGCCGGAGCGGAGTATTTACATATTGATGTGATGGATGGTAGGTTTGTCCCCAATATTACCATCGGACCGTTGGTGGTCAAAGCACTGCGTCCTCATTCACGGATGGTGTTTGATGCCCATCTGATGATTGTGGAGCCGGAAAAATATGTGGCTGACTTTATCAAGGCCGGTGCCGATTTAGTGACGGTACATGCCGAGGCCAGTACCCACTTGCACCGGGTGGTGACACAAATAAAGGAAATGGGTGCTAAAGCCGGGGTAGCCTTAAATCCAGCAACCCCAGTCAGTGCTCTGGAATATGTCTTGCCGCTGTTGGATTTAGTGTTGGTGATGTCGGTTAATCCCGGCTTTGGTGGTCAGAAATTTATTCCCCAGGTGCTGCCGAAAATCAAACAATTGCGGCAGATGATTGACAGCCAAGGCTTAGCCACTGAAATCCAAGTGGATGGCGGTGTAAATGTAAACACCATTGCTACAGTGGTGGATGCCGGTGCTGATGTGCTGGTGGCTGGCTCGGCGATATTTGGTAGCAACAATATTGGACAGGCGGTAAATGATTTGAGAAAGGCCGTAAAATAG
- a CDS encoding glycine betaine/L-proline ABC transporter ATP-binding protein has product MKKLVVKDLVKIFGDNPKKALQMIKEGKDKDEIFAKTKQTVGVYNANFEVDTGETFVIMGLSGSGKSTLLRCLNRLINPTSGQILIDGEDVAKANDERLRYIRRQKLGMVFQNFALFPHRTVLENAAYGLEIQGMDEKTRLEKAAEALELVGLKGREDSRPDQLSGGMQQRVGLARALASDPDILLMDEAFSALDPLIRKDMQDELLSIQSQMNKTIIFVSHDLDEALKLGDRIMLMKDGSIVQIGTPEEILTNPANDYVERFVEDVDMTKVLTAEGVMKKPEATITIKHGPRLALRMMRDNGISSIFVTAKDRKLLGIVTADCCVDAVVNGNNDITRLIVPDVPQVTPDTNLNDVIPLLADSRYPVAVVNDDGKLMGVIVRGAVLAGMMRKGGDNNGDA; this is encoded by the coding sequence ATGAAAAAATTAGTGGTTAAAGATCTAGTTAAAATTTTTGGTGATAATCCTAAAAAGGCCTTGCAAATGATTAAGGAAGGCAAAGACAAAGATGAAATTTTTGCTAAAACCAAACAAACGGTGGGCGTATATAATGCTAATTTTGAAGTGGACACCGGCGAGACTTTCGTAATCATGGGCTTGTCCGGCAGTGGTAAATCAACACTACTGCGTTGTTTAAATCGCTTAATTAATCCCACCAGTGGACAAATTTTAATTGATGGTGAGGACGTTGCCAAAGCAAATGATGAGCGGTTGCGCTATATAAGACGCCAAAAGCTGGGCATGGTGTTTCAAAACTTTGCTTTATTCCCCCACCGTACGGTGTTAGAGAATGCAGCCTATGGCCTGGAAATTCAAGGAATGGATGAAAAGACAAGACTGGAGAAGGCCGCAGAAGCTCTGGAATTGGTGGGCCTCAAGGGAAGGGAAGACTCGCGACCAGATCAACTTTCCGGTGGTATGCAACAGCGGGTGGGGTTGGCCCGGGCCTTGGCCAGTGATCCGGATATTTTATTGATGGACGAAGCCTTTAGTGCGCTAGATCCACTTATTCGTAAGGACATGCAGGATGAACTGCTGTCCATTCAAAGCCAGATGAATAAAACCATTATTTTTGTCTCCCACGATTTGGACGAGGCTTTAAAACTTGGTGATCGCATTATGTTGATGAAAGATGGCTCCATCGTGCAAATAGGTACGCCGGAGGAAATCCTTACCAATCCAGCCAATGATTACGTGGAGCGCTTTGTAGAAGACGTGGACATGACCAAAGTGCTGACTGCTGAAGGGGTAATGAAAAAGCCCGAGGCTACCATTACTATTAAGCATGGACCGCGATTAGCCTTGCGGATGATGCGGGATAACGGTATATCCAGTATTTTTGTTACCGCTAAAGATAGAAAACTTTTAGGTATTGTAACAGCTGATTGCTGTGTCGATGCGGTGGTAAATGGCAATAACGACATTACCAGATTAATTGTCCCCGATGTACCCCAAGTGACGCCAGATACTAACTTAAACGATGTCATTCCTCTGCTGGCGGACTCTAGATATCCAGTGGCAGTGGTTAATGACGATGGCAAATTAATGGGCGTGATTGTGCGTGGGGCTGTGCTGGCAGGCATGATGAGAAAAGGGGGGGACAATAATGGAGATGCCTAA
- a CDS encoding proline/glycine betaine ABC transporter permease: protein MPKIPIGGAVEWFVDFLDIYFGWLFDLITDVVEFMVGNFTDLLIFLHPFIFIALVALIAWRLAGNKIAIGSILGLLLIWNIGMWQPAMETIALVLIATFLSLLVSIPLGILTARKEWVHRIVMPVLDLMQTMPPFVYLVPVVILFRIGEVPGLIATVVFAMPPAIKLTGLGIRQVPKELVEAAEAFGSTERQKLFKVQLPLALPTIMTGVNQCILLALSMVVIAAMVGVGGLGGMVLRGIQRLDVGMGFEAGLSIVIIAIILDRITQNIAGKPRT from the coding sequence ATGCCTAAAATACCTATTGGCGGAGCTGTGGAATGGTTTGTAGATTTTTTAGATATATATTTTGGCTGGCTGTTTGATTTGATCACCGATGTGGTTGAGTTCATGGTGGGCAATTTTACCGACCTTTTGATATTTTTACATCCCTTTATTTTCATTGCTCTAGTGGCTTTAATTGCTTGGCGTCTAGCTGGCAACAAAATAGCCATTGGTTCGATATTGGGCTTGCTTTTAATTTGGAATATTGGCATGTGGCAACCAGCCATGGAGACCATTGCCTTGGTGTTAATAGCAACCTTTTTATCTTTGCTGGTGAGTATACCCTTAGGTATTTTAACTGCTCGCAAAGAGTGGGTGCACAGAATAGTGATGCCAGTTTTGGATTTAATGCAGACAATGCCGCCCTTTGTATATCTAGTACCGGTGGTAATTCTGTTTAGAATTGGCGAGGTGCCAGGCTTGATTGCGACGGTGGTGTTTGCCATGCCGCCGGCCATTAAATTAACGGGCTTAGGCATTCGCCAAGTACCCAAGGAGTTAGTGGAAGCAGCGGAGGCCTTTGGCTCTACCGAAAGGCAAAAATTATTTAAAGTACAACTTCCTTTGGCATTGCCAACAATTATGACTGGGGTTAACCAATGTATTTTGTTGGCCCTGTCCATGGTGGTAATTGCCGCTATGGTTGGTGTTGGTGGACTGGGTGGCATGGTGTTGCGCGGTATCCAGCGTTTGGATGTGGGCATGGGATTTGAGGCTGGACTTTCCATTGTCATTATCGCCATTATCCTTGACCGCATTACCCAAAATATTGCTGGTAAGCCGAGAACATAA
- a CDS encoding glycine betaine ABC transporter substrate-binding protein — translation MRKFTKLLALLATVLLMTVALVACGGNDKQGDAEKQAADNKGTVKLGYVEWDSEVASTHVVKEVLESKMGYEVEATAVDAAIMWQGIKRGDFDAIVSAWLPATHADYYAQVEGDVENLGPNLEDAKIGLVVPSYVEINSIEELNSVKDQFEGKIVGIEPGAGVVNATEKAIAEYGLDFNLQTSSSAAMAAELTSAIKEERAIAVTGWTPHWKFAKFDLKYLEDPKGVYGEAEQIDTIVRKGLKDDDEELYNFLDKFYWTPADMEAVMLKIQDGMDPEEAAKQWVEENKDKVEEWLN, via the coding sequence TTGAGGAAATTTACTAAATTATTAGCGTTACTGGCCACAGTATTGTTGATGACAGTGGCCTTGGTAGCTTGTGGCGGCAATGATAAGCAAGGTGACGCCGAAAAGCAGGCAGCGGACAATAAGGGTACAGTCAAATTGGGCTATGTGGAATGGGATTCCGAAGTGGCCAGCACCCATGTGGTTAAAGAGGTGTTAGAAAGTAAAATGGGCTATGAAGTAGAAGCCACTGCAGTGGATGCCGCCATTATGTGGCAAGGTATTAAACGCGGTGACTTTGATGCCATCGTATCAGCATGGCTACCTGCCACCCACGCCGATTACTATGCCCAGGTGGAAGGGGATGTGGAAAACTTAGGGCCTAACCTAGAAGATGCCAAAATTGGTTTGGTGGTACCTAGCTATGTGGAGATAAATTCCATTGAAGAGTTAAATAGTGTTAAAGATCAGTTTGAAGGTAAAATTGTGGGCATTGAGCCCGGTGCCGGTGTGGTTAATGCCACAGAAAAAGCCATTGCAGAGTATGGGCTGGACTTTAATTTGCAAACCAGCAGTAGTGCTGCCATGGCTGCTGAGTTAACCAGTGCGATAAAAGAGGAAAGGGCAATTGCAGTTACCGGTTGGACACCCCACTGGAAGTTTGCAAAATTTGATTTAAAATACCTAGAAGATCCTAAAGGCGTATATGGCGAAGCTGAACAAATTGACACCATTGTACGCAAAGGTTTAAAGGATGACGATGAAGAATTATATAATTTCTTGGACAAGTTCTACTGGACCCCAGCGGATATGGAAGCAGTGATGCTGAAAATTCAAGACGGTATGGATCCAGAAGAGGCTGCTAAGCAGTGGGTGGAAGAGAATAAGGACAAAGTAGAAGAGTGGTTAAACTAG